A genomic segment from Truepera sp. encodes:
- a CDS encoding DNA translocase FtsK translates to MKKRARRERKRSDGHRLDIEAVGLVVLTTGAFLAGVLVPQLPSGELGRTVREGLTGRLGVGAYALPLPFIVLGALFLVRRNPRWWPRATAGYLLTAAGVWGLVVAGLPDAAGSWGGNLRAWLGGAWGALAAVPAVVVGSVGVDLLAGWPPTRLLRMVLGAIITGLKRTWRWLVRTRETAKRKAAFQADVAQARRALADLGRDLEALAELYPGSRELEHWQDDVKSCRARLGSATPAVLREARADLTAWQGAVVGFAKDRAAELAILVESESALPPAGADPFGARAATFDVWGNDVKRLLGDPVPERARAADALERLRKSLLLEVTALLERNRRLGRERDLDRRALKGMTPRQLAGASQAHHKRLTQLRALESEAEGSEGASLRFDAWRPLMAELQEALEAFPDHALLADFHSTLAAELDSKGRKLLGDLDHVREALQAVAGRAAADAEAAEAALIREAEELQEALEAEQRGSAAGVAGGGGAASVGGGMQRSAAGHVGGALHVGGAEHSEGAGHLGDGAQAGGAAQASGAFPQAADFLGEGADWGFAEGPSAREPGGDAASAVMARDPRLEHALIHEGEFPTTGSEEAPQPSAREPQAVGAIPIQIPPLELLDEPEAPSLDPRAVAAESRARARQIDETLASFKLGGRVTSSVRGPSVTRFEVEPAPGEKISRFANLADDLALAMAVGSVRIEAPIPGKSVIGLEVPNAHRELVRFREAVASNSYRRSKARMPIVLGRSIDGEMLVGDLTRMPHLLIAGSTGSGKSVAVNTLVSSLLYRFLPTEMRFLMIDPKMVELTPYDGIPHLLRPVVTNPADAAGVLLGAVAHMERRYKMMSKVGAKNLDQYNEKARSLDLPPLPFIAVIIDELADLMITSPKEVESAIMRLAQMARATGMHLILATQRPSVDILTSLIKVNVPARMAFAVSSSHDSRTILDTMGAERLIGMGDMLFYQPGLVKAVRLQGPFVSENEIARLADLLRRQYFDDDFVEAYGADFDPPSPDESTAMGLIDWNDDKLRAAAELVVNEGQASVSRLQRRLSVGHARAGKLMDSLEALGVVGSHQGSKPRDVLVEFAELPEIFGK, encoded by the coding sequence GTGAAGAAGCGGGCCCGCCGGGAACGGAAGCGCAGCGATGGCCACCGCCTCGACATAGAGGCGGTGGGCCTCGTCGTCCTGACCACGGGTGCCTTCCTTGCGGGCGTGCTCGTCCCGCAGCTGCCTTCGGGAGAACTCGGCCGGACCGTACGCGAGGGCCTGACCGGCCGCCTCGGCGTGGGCGCCTACGCCCTGCCGCTGCCCTTCATCGTGCTCGGCGCGCTCTTCCTGGTGCGACGAAACCCGCGCTGGTGGCCGCGCGCAACGGCCGGTTACCTGCTCACGGCAGCCGGGGTGTGGGGCTTGGTCGTGGCGGGTCTGCCCGACGCGGCGGGTTCGTGGGGCGGCAACCTGCGGGCGTGGTTGGGAGGCGCGTGGGGCGCGCTCGCCGCCGTCCCCGCCGTGGTGGTGGGAAGCGTCGGGGTGGACCTCCTTGCAGGCTGGCCACCGACCCGGCTGCTGCGCATGGTGCTGGGGGCGATCATCACGGGCCTCAAGCGGACCTGGCGCTGGCTCGTCAGGACCCGCGAGACGGCCAAGCGTAAGGCGGCGTTCCAGGCCGACGTGGCGCAGGCCCGCCGCGCGCTCGCCGACCTCGGCCGCGACCTGGAGGCGTTGGCCGAACTCTACCCGGGGAGCCGCGAGCTGGAGCACTGGCAAGACGACGTGAAGAGCTGCCGGGCCCGCCTGGGTAGCGCCACGCCCGCCGTGTTGCGCGAGGCTCGCGCCGACCTCACCGCCTGGCAGGGCGCGGTGGTGGGCTTCGCGAAGGACCGCGCCGCCGAGCTGGCCATCCTGGTCGAATCCGAGTCGGCCCTGCCGCCTGCCGGTGCCGATCCGTTCGGTGCCCGCGCGGCCACCTTCGACGTTTGGGGCAACGACGTCAAGCGGCTGCTTGGCGACCCCGTGCCGGAGCGTGCCCGCGCGGCCGACGCCCTCGAGCGCCTGCGCAAGAGCCTGCTGCTCGAGGTGACGGCCCTCCTCGAGCGCAACCGACGCCTGGGGCGCGAGCGTGATCTCGACCGTCGTGCCCTCAAGGGGATGACCCCACGCCAGTTGGCCGGGGCGTCGCAGGCGCATCACAAGCGCCTCACTCAGCTGCGCGCCCTCGAGTCGGAGGCCGAAGGATCGGAGGGGGCGAGCCTGCGCTTCGACGCCTGGCGACCGCTCATGGCCGAACTGCAGGAGGCGCTCGAAGCGTTCCCGGACCACGCCCTCCTGGCCGATTTCCACTCCACCCTCGCCGCGGAGCTCGACTCGAAGGGACGCAAGCTCCTGGGCGACCTGGATCACGTGCGCGAGGCGCTGCAGGCCGTGGCCGGCCGCGCGGCGGCCGACGCCGAGGCTGCCGAGGCTGCCCTGATCCGCGAGGCGGAGGAGCTCCAAGAGGCTCTGGAGGCCGAGCAGCGTGGCTCGGCTGCGGGGGTAGCGGGCGGCGGGGGCGCCGCGTCGGTGGGCGGTGGCATGCAGCGTAGCGCCGCCGGGCACGTTGGCGGTGCCCTGCACGTTGGGGGTGCCGAGCATTCTGAGGGCGCCGGACACCTTGGCGATGGTGCGCAGGCTGGAGGCGCCGCGCAGGCCTCCGGCGCCTTCCCCCAAGCCGCCGACTTCCTGGGCGAGGGCGCCGATTGGGGTTTCGCGGAAGGGCCAAGCGCGCGAGAACCGGGGGGAGACGCCGCCTCCGCCGTGATGGCCAGGGATCCGCGGCTCGAACACGCGCTCATCCATGAGGGCGAGTTCCCGACCACCGGCTCCGAGGAAGCTCCCCAGCCCAGTGCGCGCGAGCCGCAGGCGGTGGGCGCCATCCCCATCCAGATCCCGCCGCTCGAGCTGCTCGACGAGCCCGAGGCCCCCAGCCTGGACCCGCGCGCCGTCGCCGCCGAGAGCAGGGCGCGGGCGCGCCAGATCGACGAGACCCTCGCGAGTTTCAAGCTGGGCGGACGCGTCACGTCTTCCGTGCGCGGCCCGAGCGTCACGCGCTTCGAGGTAGAGCCCGCACCGGGAGAGAAGATCAGCCGCTTCGCGAACCTGGCCGACGACCTGGCGCTGGCGATGGCCGTCGGCTCCGTGCGCATCGAGGCGCCGATCCCCGGCAAGAGCGTGATAGGCCTCGAGGTCCCGAACGCGCACCGCGAACTCGTGCGCTTCCGGGAGGCCGTTGCCAGCAACAGCTACCGGCGCTCCAAGGCCCGCATGCCCATCGTGTTGGGCCGCTCGATCGACGGTGAGATGCTCGTCGGCGACCTGACCCGCATGCCGCACCTGCTGATCGCGGGTTCGACCGGCTCGGGCAAGTCGGTGGCCGTGAACACGCTCGTGTCGTCGCTCCTCTACCGCTTCCTGCCCACCGAGATGCGCTTCTTGATGATCGACCCGAAGATGGTCGAGCTGACGCCCTACGACGGCATCCCGCACCTGCTGCGCCCCGTGGTGACCAACCCCGCGGACGCCGCCGGCGTGCTCCTGGGAGCCGTCGCGCACATGGAGCGGCGCTACAAGATGATGTCGAAGGTCGGCGCCAAGAACCTGGACCAGTACAACGAGAAGGCCCGCAGCCTCGACCTTCCGCCGCTTCCCTTCATCGCCGTGATCATCGACGAGCTGGCCGACCTCATGATCACCAGCCCCAAGGAGGTCGAGTCCGCCATCATGCGCCTGGCGCAGATGGCGCGCGCCACCGGCATGCACCTGATCCTGGCGACGCAGCGCCCGTCCGTCGACATCCTCACGAGCCTGATCAAGGTCAACGTGCCGGCGCGCATGGCGTTCGCGGTGTCCTCCAGCCACGACTCGCGGACCATCCTCGACACCATGGGCGCCGAGCGGCTGATAGGCATGGGCGACATGCTCTTCTACCAACCCGGCCTGGTGAAGGCCGTGCGCCTGCAGGGCCCGTTCGTGAGCGAGAACGAGATAGCGAGGCTGGCCGACCTGCTCCGCCGGCAGTACTTCGACGACGACTTCGTGGAGGCCTACGGCGCCGACTTCGACCCACCCTCGCCCGACGAGTCGACCGCCATGGGGCTCATCGACTGGAACGACGACAAGCTGCGCGCGGCGGCCGAACTCGTCGTGAACGAGGGTCAGGCGAGCGTGTCCAGGCTCCAGCGGCGGTTGTCGGTGGGCCACGCACGCGCGGGCAAGCTGATGGACTCGCTCGAGGCGCTGGGGGTGGTCGGATCGCACCAGGGGAGCAAGCCGCGCGACGTGCTGGTCGAGTTCGCGGAGCTGCCGGAGATCTTCGGCAAGTAG
- a CDS encoding diguanylate cyclase — MRTMVPASSDLRQRVRLSARPVMWAAISLFVYFASYPLGHLGVPHGLLLATPFLLATAGLGWKAGVVLAPFAVLLMWARTALEGKAPDATDHLLLAMGLAVATFAGSGLYDVWRRTEQLARHAERRSKLLQEAAVDLNHETDQAGLFAAAPRLLSDILPFAHASIFVPSGTGLQLASTWRWHPDPGLEVPLASVMGRALLAREPQYVANTALDQDYVSAPAAEATRSELALPLIVGKDVRGVLNLEHVEVDAFSQADHVALAAFVRMIEEVLERIDATTALAETVAFQQFMARLNQRLLLAVDSNDVAEAALDEVLEMFELDMGVLLELHDGKLRPTAVRGDPPPGLAARVRDGFPFEGVLRHAWETREIVLIDDISEHPTWTTSTEARAVALVPIVDPAGQMQALLVMTRYREPLPRWGDNMRELLATVSVPLGAAFSRATLNRQLVATLDAIKQLRSADGPEALYLHAAKSAFELVRNAEAVSILVRHGDDFYYEAAVGYELEFLQTEAGPFSYSEMLGWYRHPSEYFEAGRGRILRGSEILETSSSAAHSPANKVETRVSAMQCQLAVPIVDRDVVVALLNVDNFSTPDAFSDDAVRIAEAFAQHVTAVVREAEHMLDLERSAVTDELTGLGNRAGFERAFKQELARARRYEHRLNLVLIDLDKFKQINDRFGHAEGDKVLIAVASVLRNAVRATDQVFRWGGDEFALLLPDVKPEEAQAAVKRVGQLLEKVETNGVPVKASIGVASYPVDGLDRETLLGSADHKMYTEKRAADGTSRRRPRGGSYSSAPSGATGTSTSTGATSLKVGLDNT; from the coding sequence ATGAGGACGATGGTCCCGGCTTCCAGCGACCTACGGCAGCGCGTGCGCCTCAGCGCCCGCCCGGTCATGTGGGCCGCCATCTCCCTCTTCGTGTACTTCGCCTCCTACCCGCTCGGCCATCTGGGGGTTCCGCACGGGCTCCTGCTCGCCACACCGTTCCTGCTTGCAACGGCGGGCCTGGGGTGGAAGGCGGGAGTGGTCCTTGCTCCCTTCGCCGTCTTGCTCATGTGGGCGCGCACCGCGCTCGAGGGCAAGGCGCCCGACGCGACGGACCATCTCCTGCTGGCGATGGGGCTGGCCGTGGCCACCTTCGCGGGCAGTGGCCTCTACGACGTTTGGCGCCGCACCGAACAGCTCGCGCGTCACGCGGAGCGCCGGTCGAAACTGCTACAAGAGGCGGCGGTCGACCTGAACCATGAGACAGATCAGGCGGGCCTCTTCGCCGCGGCGCCGCGGCTCCTCTCCGACATCCTGCCGTTCGCCCATGCCTCGATCTTCGTGCCGTCGGGCACAGGCCTCCAGCTCGCCAGCACCTGGCGGTGGCACCCCGACCCGGGCCTCGAGGTGCCACTGGCGAGCGTCATGGGACGCGCGTTGCTCGCGCGGGAACCGCAGTACGTGGCCAACACGGCCCTCGACCAGGACTACGTCTCGGCGCCCGCGGCGGAAGCCACGCGTTCCGAGCTGGCGCTGCCGCTGATCGTCGGCAAGGACGTGCGGGGAGTATTGAACCTGGAGCACGTCGAGGTGGACGCATTCTCCCAGGCCGATCACGTTGCGCTCGCGGCGTTCGTAAGGATGATCGAGGAAGTTCTGGAGCGCATCGACGCCACGACGGCCCTGGCCGAGACGGTTGCCTTCCAGCAGTTCATGGCACGGCTCAACCAGCGCCTGTTGCTGGCGGTCGATTCCAACGACGTCGCCGAGGCCGCGCTCGACGAGGTGCTCGAGATGTTCGAGCTGGATATGGGCGTCCTGCTCGAGCTGCACGACGGAAAGTTGCGCCCGACCGCGGTCCGGGGCGATCCCCCGCCGGGGCTCGCCGCACGGGTACGCGATGGTTTCCCGTTCGAAGGCGTCTTGCGCCACGCGTGGGAAACCCGCGAGATCGTGCTCATCGACGACATCTCGGAACACCCCACCTGGACCACCAGCACCGAGGCCCGAGCGGTCGCTCTCGTGCCGATCGTCGACCCCGCGGGTCAGATGCAGGCCCTGCTGGTGATGACTCGTTACCGCGAACCGCTGCCACGGTGGGGAGATAACATGCGCGAGCTCCTCGCCACGGTCTCCGTGCCGTTGGGCGCCGCGTTCAGCCGGGCCACCCTGAACCGTCAGCTCGTCGCGACCCTCGACGCTATCAAGCAACTCAGGTCGGCCGATGGACCGGAGGCCCTCTACCTTCACGCCGCGAAGTCGGCCTTCGAACTCGTCCGGAACGCCGAGGCCGTCTCGATCCTGGTCCGCCACGGCGACGACTTCTATTACGAGGCGGCCGTCGGCTACGAGCTCGAGTTCCTGCAGACCGAGGCGGGGCCGTTCAGCTACAGCGAGATGCTCGGCTGGTACCGGCACCCCTCGGAGTACTTCGAGGCGGGGCGCGGCCGGATCTTGAGAGGCTCCGAGATCCTCGAGACCAGTTCGTCTGCGGCGCACAGCCCAGCGAACAAGGTCGAGACCCGGGTGAGCGCGATGCAGTGCCAACTGGCCGTACCCATCGTCGACCGCGACGTCGTGGTGGCACTCCTGAACGTCGACAACTTCTCGACCCCCGACGCGTTCAGTGACGACGCAGTGCGCATCGCCGAGGCCTTTGCTCAGCACGTGACGGCGGTGGTGCGGGAGGCGGAGCACATGCTCGACCTCGAGCGTTCGGCCGTCACGGACGAACTTACCGGACTAGGCAACCGTGCCGGGTTCGAGCGGGCCTTCAAACAGGAACTGGCCAGGGCCCGGCGCTACGAGCACCGCCTGAACCTGGTCCTGATCGACCTCGACAAGTTCAAGCAGATCAACGACCGCTTCGGCCACGCCGAGGGTGACAAGGTCCTCATCGCAGTCGCAAGTGTGTTGAGGAATGCCGTTCGGGCCACGGACCAGGTGTTCCGCTGGGGCGGCGACGAGTTCGCCCTGCTGCTGCCGGACGTGAAACCCGAGGAGGCCCAAGCAGCCGTCAAGCGTGTGGGGCAGCTCCTCGAGAAGGTGGAGACCAACGGTGTGCCGGTGAAGGCGAGCATAGGCGTCGCCAGCTATCCGGTGGACGGCCTCGACCGCGAGACGCTACTGGGCTCCGCCGACCACAAGATGTACACCGAGAAGCGAGCGGCCGACGGTACCTCCAGGCGCCGCCCCCGGGGCGGGTCCTACTCGTCGGCGCCGTCGGGCGCGACCGGCACGTCGACCTCGACCGGAGCGACTTCCTTGAAAGTGGGCCTGGACAACACGTAG
- a CDS encoding AI-2E family transporter, producing the protein MTAEETPNDVTPAPRQPDPGAEATAIETVWRNVWVRAVSYVAFAIILVLVLWHLRSGYAFALQVGVIGFLIAYILNPVVGWLMKLRMRRALAVGITYALLLLLVAFGSVIVSQVVVEMGKFVQLVPTAIEQVTHWSGQLQNWIATFSDRLPSFLSDRLGMPDETGAISIQVKEQIASFLQQLGESLKRLLESLVAGGPGLLLTGATAVISTTFQVFLIFLAGAYFLYDFPRFIANFRRFVPVRYRSLAADLGAKADLAVGGYLRGQLLITLILGVIIWAGLSIIGIPLATAIAFLAAVFNLVPYLGPILGVTPAVLLGFTVSPLAAVLAALVFLVANQLEAHLFGPLILSRKTNLHPVTVMLAIMAGIGLMGLLGALLAVPVVALVKVVMEDYVLSRPTFKEVAPVEVDVPVAPDGADE; encoded by the coding sequence ATGACGGCTGAGGAGACACCGAACGACGTGACGCCGGCGCCGCGGCAGCCCGACCCGGGCGCCGAGGCCACCGCCATCGAGACCGTATGGCGCAACGTGTGGGTGCGCGCCGTGAGTTACGTCGCGTTCGCGATCATCCTCGTCCTCGTGCTCTGGCACCTGCGAAGCGGCTACGCGTTCGCGCTGCAGGTGGGCGTGATCGGATTCCTGATCGCTTACATCCTCAACCCGGTCGTCGGCTGGCTCATGAAGCTGCGCATGAGGCGGGCGCTGGCCGTCGGCATCACGTACGCGTTGCTGTTGCTGCTGGTGGCGTTCGGCTCGGTGATCGTGAGCCAGGTGGTCGTCGAGATGGGCAAGTTCGTGCAGTTGGTGCCCACGGCGATCGAACAGGTCACGCACTGGTCGGGCCAACTGCAGAACTGGATCGCGACGTTCTCCGACCGGCTGCCCAGCTTCCTGTCTGACCGCCTTGGCATGCCCGACGAGACGGGCGCCATCAGCATCCAGGTGAAAGAGCAGATCGCCTCGTTCCTGCAACAGCTTGGGGAGAGCCTCAAGAGGCTGCTCGAGAGCCTCGTGGCGGGCGGCCCCGGACTACTGCTCACGGGCGCCACCGCCGTCATCTCCACCACTTTCCAGGTGTTCCTGATCTTCCTCGCCGGCGCCTACTTCCTGTACGACTTCCCGCGCTTCATCGCCAACTTCCGGCGCTTCGTGCCCGTGCGCTACCGGAGCCTGGCCGCGGACCTGGGCGCAAAGGCCGACCTGGCGGTCGGCGGCTACCTGCGCGGCCAGCTTCTCATAACCTTGATCCTGGGCGTGATCATCTGGGCCGGGCTCAGCATCATCGGCATCCCGCTGGCCACCGCCATCGCCTTCTTGGCGGCCGTCTTCAACCTCGTGCCCTACCTGGGCCCGATCTTGGGAGTCACGCCGGCCGTCCTGCTGGGCTTCACGGTCAGCCCCTTGGCCGCCGTACTGGCCGCGCTCGTTTTCCTGGTGGCGAACCAGCTGGAGGCCCACCTGTTCGGCCCGCTCATCCTCTCGCGCAAGACGAACCTCCACCCCGTAACGGTGATGCTCGCAATCATGGCCGGCATCGGGCTCATGGGACTGCTCGGGGCACTGCTTGCCGTCCCCGTGGTGGCCCTCGTAAAGGTCGTGATGGAGGACTACGTGTTGTCCAGGCCCACTTTCAAGGAAGTCGCTCCGGTCGAGGTCGACGTGCCGGTCGCGCCCGACGGCGCCGACGAGTAG
- a CDS encoding M23 family metallopeptidase: MKPGWYVLVGLFLYSVVVTVVLLGRPAGAGPRQTAADGATSASQGSAGSGGVTPASGATSGRDAQSAYGPVGLWFPVPGARLPASDDNLPNAARPYRQGVSQGFDFYGDDSGIPIVMGTPVVASQAGQIVRADVAYTEMDPRAWEVLMADVARSGATDEQLDRLRGRQVWLRLEGGTVLRYGHLAAVRDGIRTGTMVYRGQVIGFVGNSGTDVAVAGRSDQARLRFEVWTTGDTFFGAGMEPEAVRMAAASLFVGP, encoded by the coding sequence GTGAAGCCAGGCTGGTACGTCCTCGTGGGCCTGTTCCTTTACTCGGTGGTCGTCACCGTGGTGTTGCTCGGCCGCCCCGCCGGTGCGGGGCCGCGCCAGACCGCTGCGGACGGCGCCACGAGCGCGTCGCAGGGCTCCGCCGGTAGTGGTGGCGTGACGCCCGCCTCGGGGGCCACCTCGGGCCGTGACGCCCAGTCGGCCTACGGGCCGGTCGGCCTCTGGTTCCCGGTTCCGGGGGCGCGCCTCCCGGCGTCGGACGACAACCTGCCCAACGCCGCGCGCCCTTATCGCCAGGGCGTCAGCCAGGGGTTCGATTTCTACGGCGACGATTCGGGGATACCGATAGTGATGGGCACTCCCGTGGTGGCCTCGCAAGCCGGTCAGATCGTACGTGCCGACGTTGCCTACACCGAGATGGACCCGCGGGCCTGGGAGGTACTGATGGCCGACGTCGCGCGTTCGGGGGCCACGGACGAGCAACTGGACCGGCTCAGGGGGCGCCAGGTCTGGTTGCGCCTCGAAGGTGGCACCGTTCTCCGCTATGGTCACCTGGCAGCCGTACGCGACGGCATCCGCACGGGCACGATGGTCTACCGCGGGCAGGTCATCGGTTTCGTCGGCAACTCAGGCACCGACGTCGCGGTGGCGGGCCGCTCCGACCAGGCGCGGCTTCGCTTCGAGGTCTGGACGACCGGCGACACCTTCTTCGGCGCCGGCATGGAGCCTGAGGCGGTTCGCATGGCGGCGGCATCGTTGTTCGTGGGACCATGA
- a CDS encoding sugar ABC transporter permease has translation MTVAKAPADSPRGPTRQQRRNWLTAYLFVLPATLLIAVFGLFPIGYSVYMSLYTWRVRKGAFIGLRNYESVIGDWWGALAFFGGLALILVAHWLWTDAFKGERARVPAALRVVAALTLLSAGVSIALGWGLMVDAGNKGYLKGLVRTVYYGFGSVPVQIVLALVIATLLFQKIRGQEFFRMLYFLPYITPAVAGGAIFRNLFSPREERLANVVLGFLGIPPQRWLFETKPVTQLLFGGLFPNANWSGFWAGPSLALVTIIIYGIWTFTGYNAVIFLAGLGGISKELYDAAAIDGAGRTQQFRFITVPLLAPVTFYLTVLGFIGTFQAFTHIYVMRAPATRDAVDTASIVIFDTFYKLNNFSLAAAQSVILFVIILFLTLLQSRMFGRRALGA, from the coding sequence GTGACAGTAGCCAAGGCTCCGGCGGACAGCCCACGGGGTCCAACGCGCCAGCAGCGTAGGAACTGGCTTACCGCCTACCTGTTCGTGCTGCCGGCCACACTGCTCATAGCGGTCTTCGGCCTCTTCCCGATCGGCTACTCCGTGTACATGAGCCTCTACACCTGGAGGGTGCGCAAGGGCGCCTTCATCGGCCTGCGCAACTACGAGTCCGTAATCGGCGACTGGTGGGGCGCGCTCGCGTTCTTCGGTGGCCTGGCCCTCATCCTCGTGGCGCACTGGCTTTGGACCGACGCCTTCAAGGGCGAGCGCGCCAGGGTCCCCGCCGCGCTGCGGGTCGTGGCCGCGCTGACGCTCCTGAGCGCCGGCGTCTCGATCGCGCTCGGCTGGGGCCTGATGGTGGACGCGGGCAACAAGGGCTACCTGAAGGGGCTCGTCAGGACCGTGTACTACGGCTTCGGCTCGGTGCCGGTCCAGATCGTGTTGGCGCTGGTGATCGCAACGCTCCTGTTCCAGAAGATCCGCGGACAGGAGTTCTTCCGCATGCTCTACTTCTTGCCGTACATAACTCCGGCCGTGGCCGGGGGAGCCATCTTCCGCAACCTCTTCAGCCCCCGCGAGGAGCGGTTGGCTAACGTGGTGCTCGGTTTTCTCGGCATCCCGCCGCAGCGGTGGCTGTTCGAGACGAAGCCCGTCACGCAGCTCCTCTTCGGTGGCCTGTTCCCCAACGCCAACTGGTCCGGCTTCTGGGCCGGCCCTTCGTTGGCGCTGGTGACCATCATCATCTACGGCATCTGGACCTTCACGGGTTACAACGCCGTCATCTTCCTGGCCGGCCTGGGTGGCATCTCGAAGGAGCTGTACGACGCCGCGGCCATCGATGGCGCCGGCCGCACCCAGCAGTTCCGCTTCATCACGGTGCCGCTCCTCGCGCCCGTCACCTTCTACCTGACGGTGCTCGGCTTCATCGGCACGTTCCAGGCGTTCACGCACATCTACGTCATGCGGGCGCCCGCCACGCGCGACGCGGTCGACACGGCCAGCATCGTGATCTTCGACACCTTCTACAAGCTGAACAACTTCAGCCTGGCGGCGGCGCAGTCCGTCATCCTGTTCGTGATCATCTTGTTCCTCACGCTCCTGCAGAGCCGCATGTTCGGGAGGAGGGCCCTAGGTGCCTGA
- a CDS encoding carbohydrate ABC transporter permease, producing the protein MPDAPTRSRRTKPPVATTEVIGGVERVVRPRMREAYHFQPSHLPVYFLLLVGAIVSVTPFFYMVSTSLMTLGETINRVLLPASPQFVNYEIAWNESHFALYFRNSVIITAVVIIGVLFTCTLAGYAFARIEFPGREFLFSVLLATLMIPGTVTFIPNLLLIRGQIIPWGSWMNSLPALTVPFMATAFIIFLLRQFFVGIPGELFDAARIDGAGHLRFLTAVVIPMSRPVMMTATLLTFVTSWNEFLWPLLVTTTPKWRPLGVGLYTFISEAGPETQLLMAGTVITVIPVLVVYFFTQKQFTEGIATSGLKG; encoded by the coding sequence GTGCCTGACGCTCCGACCCGTTCCCGGCGCACGAAGCCGCCCGTCGCCACCACCGAGGTCATAGGCGGCGTGGAGCGCGTGGTGCGCCCGCGCATGCGCGAGGCCTATCACTTCCAGCCCTCCCACCTCCCCGTCTACTTCCTGCTCCTCGTGGGGGCGATCGTCAGCGTCACGCCGTTCTTCTACATGGTCTCCACCTCGCTCATGACCCTGGGGGAGACGATCAACCGCGTCCTGCTGCCGGCCTCGCCGCAGTTCGTCAACTACGAGATCGCCTGGAACGAGTCGCACTTCGCGCTCTACTTCCGCAACAGCGTCATCATCACGGCCGTCGTCATCATCGGCGTGCTGTTCACGTGCACGCTGGCCGGCTACGCCTTCGCGCGCATCGAGTTCCCCGGCCGGGAGTTCCTCTTCAGCGTCCTGCTCGCCACCTTGATGATCCCCGGCACCGTGACGTTCATCCCGAACCTCCTGCTCATCCGCGGCCAGATCATCCCCTGGGGCTCCTGGATGAACAGCCTGCCGGCCCTGACGGTGCCCTTCATGGCCACGGCCTTCATAATCTTCCTTCTCAGGCAGTTCTTCGTCGGCATCCCCGGCGAGCTCTTCGACGCCGCCCGCATCGACGGCGCGGGGCACCTGCGCTTCCTCACCGCGGTCGTCATCCCCATGTCGAGGCCGGTCATGATGACGGCCACGCTGCTCACGTTCGTCACCAGCTGGAACGAGTTCCTCTGGCCACTGCTCGTGACCACCACCCCCAAGTGGCGCCCCCTCGGGGTGGGCCTTTACACCTTCATCTCGGAGGCGGGCCCCGAGACGCAGTTGCTGATGGCCGGGACGGTCATCACTGTCATTCCGGTGCTCGTGGTGTACTTCTTCACTCAGAAGCAGTTCACCGAGGGCATCGCCACCTCGGGGCTCAAGGGTTGA